From Bacillus basilensis, a single genomic window includes:
- a CDS encoding competence protein ComK, whose amino-acid sequence MKDENDIFISNSTMMLEPYKHPYYCTKVIDSSGNHFYSCQTALQLIKKSCLTNVHSTYQGRRNAVQTNFNFKQNVPIPINHREYICAFPTESPSSPNCIWLFYNHIDDIEFFKQSKKATIHFSNGTTTTIHISPHKLKQQLLKAGYVLSRMNMQDSLQFKNLLLHLLP is encoded by the coding sequence ATGAAAGACGAAAATGATATTTTTATTTCTAATTCTACAATGATGTTAGAGCCTTACAAGCACCCTTATTATTGCACAAAAGTTATCGACAGTAGCGGGAACCATTTTTATTCCTGCCAAACCGCTCTTCAACTCATCAAGAAATCTTGTCTAACCAATGTTCACTCTACTTATCAAGGCAGACGTAATGCAGTTCAAACAAACTTTAATTTCAAACAAAATGTCCCGATTCCAATTAATCATAGAGAATATATTTGTGCTTTCCCAACAGAATCTCCTTCTTCTCCAAACTGTATATGGCTATTTTATAATCATATAGATGACATAGAATTTTTCAAACAGAGTAAAAAAGCTACCATTCATTTTTCAAATGGCACTACTACAACCATACATATCAGTCCCCATAAGCTAAAACAACAATTATTAAAAGCTGGATACGTATTATCACGTATGAACATGCAAGATTCACTACAATTCAAAAACCTCTTATTACATTTACTACCTTAA
- a CDS encoding sigma-70 family RNA polymerase sigma factor, whose product MKPATFTETVVLYEGMIVNQIKKLGIYQDYEEYYQCGLIGLWHAYEKFDAEKGSFPAYAVVTVRGYILERLKKEFAVQEKCVYVRGYEDTFHFEDIEMRVKEFMSVLDEKEKYVIFERFFVGKTMGEIALETEMTYYQVRWIYRQALEKMRNSLRG is encoded by the coding sequence GTGAAGCCAGCGACTTTTACAGAGACAGTTGTTTTGTATGAAGGTATGATTGTGAATCAAATAAAGAAGCTAGGTATTTATCAAGATTATGAAGAGTATTATCAATGTGGGTTAATCGGTCTTTGGCATGCGTATGAAAAGTTTGATGCGGAGAAAGGGAGCTTTCCTGCATATGCAGTTGTAACGGTACGTGGTTATATATTAGAAAGATTGAAGAAAGAGTTTGCAGTGCAAGAAAAGTGTGTATATGTAAGAGGATATGAAGATACCTTTCATTTTGAAGATATTGAAATGAGAGTGAAGGAATTTATGAGTGTATTAGATGAGAAGGAGAAGTATGTTATTTTTGAACGTTTCTTTGTAGGAAAGACGATGGGGGAAATCGCTTTAGAGACAGAGATGACCTATTATCAAGTGAGGTGGATATACCGGCAGGCGCTTGAGAAAATGCGAAATAGCTTGAGAGGATAA
- a CDS encoding Yip1 family protein: MEANINTQDAVSKKPSLLGMITSPGEQFERMKNSNAVWGVFWILSLLSGITGGLGAYVYSLTPESIKFNQELGVNVTPVMTFGAGFVFGVIGMIIGFFISAAVYKVLMMLMSNDTSYKKLLTITVYSSIISLLGLLINAVLALILGGSGKEFYTGLGPIFASSGGAVKGIANSIEVFTIWGFVITWLGLQITAGLSKKKATILMVIFFILTIGFGALRGLVQ, from the coding sequence ATGGAAGCGAATATTAATACGCAAGATGCAGTTTCGAAAAAGCCATCATTATTAGGGATGATTACTTCTCCAGGTGAACAGTTTGAGAGAATGAAGAACAGTAATGCGGTTTGGGGTGTGTTTTGGATACTTTCTTTATTATCAGGGATTACTGGAGGTCTTGGTGCTTATGTATATTCTTTAACACCTGAATCAATTAAGTTCAATCAAGAATTAGGGGTTAATGTTACACCTGTGATGACTTTCGGCGCCGGTTTTGTATTTGGTGTTATCGGTATGATAATAGGTTTCTTTATTAGCGCAGCAGTATACAAAGTGTTAATGATGTTAATGAGCAATGATACTTCTTATAAGAAATTATTAACAATTACTGTATATTCAAGCATTATTTCATTACTTGGCTTATTAATAAATGCAGTTTTAGCGCTTATTCTAGGTGGTTCAGGGAAAGAATTTTACACTGGTTTAGGTCCGATTTTCGCTTCAAGTGGCGGCGCAGTAAAAGGTATTGCAAATAGCATTGAAGTATTTACAATTTGGGGATTTGTTATTACATGGTTAGGTCTTCAAATTACAGCTGGTTTAAGCAAAAAGAAAGCAACGATTCTTATGGTTATCTTCTTCATCTTAACGATTGGCTTTGGTGCGCTAAGAGGATTAGTGCAATAA
- a CDS encoding ABC transporter permease — protein MSLLDSIKIALSSILAHKLRSALTMLGIIIGVGSIITVVAIGQGGEAMLKSKFAGSGGNNLMPIQFKPDINDEFAIGGFEIPKLTEEDILEVKQVKNVSHVITTNSTTEILDVNDKKANLNVIGLDNEYFAVNKVKVVKGRTLNESDISHANNVVMISTKTEETLFKDVNPVGQIIEMKGQPMQIIGVYTSDNEFMGFEMEEALIPLTLWPVLYGTDDIQNISIQAKNVDNLETAGKQAVDVLNSRKPSEIPGKYELVNLKELQENVSKVTSIMTMIIGGIAGISLVVGGIGVMNIMLVSVTERTREIGIRKALGATRSKILLQFLIEAVMLTLLGGLIGIGLGYGGAYIVSTFAKWPPLVSWEVVVGGVLFSMTLGIIFGLIPANKAAKLDPIEALRYE, from the coding sequence ATGAGTTTACTAGATAGTATAAAGATTGCTCTATCTTCTATTTTAGCTCATAAACTGCGTTCAGCTCTTACGATGCTCGGTATTATTATCGGCGTTGGTTCTATTATTACTGTCGTTGCAATTGGGCAAGGCGGGGAAGCGATGCTGAAGTCGAAATTCGCAGGTTCTGGTGGTAATAACCTTATGCCAATTCAGTTTAAACCAGATATTAATGATGAGTTTGCTATAGGTGGGTTTGAAATACCAAAATTAACGGAAGAGGATATTTTGGAAGTAAAACAAGTGAAAAATGTTTCACATGTTATTACGACAAATTCAACGACAGAGATACTTGATGTAAATGATAAAAAAGCAAATCTGAATGTTATTGGTCTTGATAATGAATATTTTGCGGTTAATAAAGTAAAGGTCGTAAAGGGACGTACTTTAAACGAATCAGATATTTCTCATGCAAATAACGTTGTGATGATTAGTACAAAAACAGAGGAAACGTTATTTAAGGACGTAAACCCAGTTGGACAAATTATTGAGATGAAGGGACAGCCAATGCAAATTATTGGTGTGTATACATCTGATAATGAGTTTATGGGATTTGAAATGGAAGAAGCGTTAATCCCTCTTACGTTATGGCCTGTTTTATACGGAACAGATGATATTCAAAATATCTCAATTCAAGCTAAAAATGTAGACAATTTAGAAACAGCAGGGAAACAAGCTGTTGATGTATTAAATAGTCGTAAGCCAAGTGAAATTCCAGGTAAATATGAACTGGTGAATTTAAAAGAACTCCAAGAAAATGTTTCTAAAGTAACTAGCATCATGACGATGATTATTGGTGGTATCGCTGGTATTTCATTAGTCGTTGGTGGTATTGGTGTTATGAATATCATGCTCGTATCTGTAACGGAGCGTACGCGCGAAATTGGGATACGTAAAGCGCTTGGAGCAACGCGTAGTAAAATTTTATTACAGTTTTTAATTGAAGCAGTTATGTTAACGCTTCTAGGTGGTTTAATTGGAATTGGTCTTGGATATGGCGGAGCATATATCGTTTCCACATTCGCAAAATGGCCGCCACTTGTTTCATGGGAAGTTGTCGTTGGCGGCGTACTGTTCTCTATGACACTAGGTATTATCTTTGGATTAATTCCAGCAAACAAAGCTGCGAAATTAGATCCAATTGAAGCATTACGTTATGAGTAA
- a CDS encoding ABC transporter ATP-binding protein: MITLNHIAKTYYQGKLAVPILHGISLTIQGGEFVSIMGPSGSGKSTLMNIIGCLDRPTEGEYMLNDVNILTADESKLALIRNEYIGFVFQHFNLLPRLSAVENVELPLVYGGVKKAERRKRALEALGKVGLADRVHHLPNELSGGQKQRVAIARAIANNPTFIMADEPTGALDTKSGEQVMDIFTKLNAEGTTIVMVTHEEEVAAYSSRRIVLRDGKITEDRRCAV; the protein is encoded by the coding sequence ATGATCACGTTAAATCATATTGCTAAAACGTATTATCAAGGAAAATTGGCAGTGCCGATTTTGCACGGTATTAGTTTAACGATTCAAGGCGGCGAGTTCGTTTCGATTATGGGACCATCTGGTTCTGGTAAATCAACGCTTATGAATATTATCGGTTGTTTAGATCGTCCAACAGAAGGCGAATATATGCTGAATGATGTGAATATCTTAACAGCAGACGAGTCAAAGCTTGCTTTAATTCGTAATGAATATATCGGTTTTGTGTTTCAGCATTTTAACTTGCTTCCGCGTCTTTCGGCAGTCGAAAATGTTGAACTTCCGCTCGTATACGGCGGCGTGAAGAAGGCAGAGCGTCGCAAGCGTGCTTTAGAGGCGTTAGGTAAAGTCGGATTAGCGGACCGTGTGCATCATTTGCCAAACGAATTATCAGGTGGACAGAAGCAGCGTGTTGCGATTGCAAGGGCGATTGCGAATAATCCAACGTTCATTATGGCCGATGAGCCGACTGGTGCGCTTGATACGAAGTCTGGTGAGCAAGTTATGGATATTTTCACGAAGCTTAATGCAGAAGGTACAACAATTGTTATGGTTACGCATGAAGAGGAAGTAGCAGCGTATTCTTCCCGCCGTATTGTATTGCGAGATGGGAAAATTACAGAAGATAGAAGGTGTGCGGTATGA
- a CDS encoding efflux RND transporter periplasmic adaptor subunit, which produces MVPNTVRTPNKKKKWIIIGVIALIVIVAAVNIFIMQGKKKGASTSADAVSFEKVTERKLNNTKLISGQVKPGNIESFYADPTKGKVKDIEVKEGQEVEKGAKLFSYDNEEINLQMKQAELDQKMADMRYDQGKKKIDSLKKEIKKAKDGGAGKEVTDPMEEQVSELEMAQKTTDLEKEKGKLQKEELSKKQKELTIYSNFAGVVQKLDKDAAQSSSQALGGQGKAFLQVASKDPFQVQGTLTELQKSQIQKDQTFTVTAKANNKKKWTGKITEVSEFPTSAEMAQAGGMGEATQNMSQYTYKASLDSQDGLSPGYHVSLQVNLENKTMIAVPSKSIVEKDGDAFVYVEDKGKLRKQNVKKGSTDGDWTEVVEGVTVGQKVVKNPSDDVYDGMEVKEK; this is translated from the coding sequence ATGGTACCAAATACGGTTCGTACTCCAAACAAGAAGAAAAAATGGATTATTATCGGGGTTATTGCACTAATTGTTATTGTAGCAGCAGTTAATATTTTTATTATGCAAGGCAAGAAGAAGGGAGCATCAACATCTGCTGATGCTGTAAGTTTTGAGAAAGTGACAGAGCGTAAGCTGAATAATACGAAGTTAATTTCTGGTCAGGTGAAGCCCGGGAATATCGAAAGTTTTTATGCGGATCCGACTAAAGGAAAAGTGAAAGATATTGAGGTAAAAGAAGGGCAAGAGGTAGAGAAAGGTGCGAAGTTATTCTCTTATGATAATGAAGAGATTAATTTACAAATGAAGCAAGCTGAGCTTGATCAGAAGATGGCAGATATGCGTTATGATCAAGGGAAGAAGAAGATTGATTCGTTGAAGAAAGAAATTAAGAAGGCGAAAGATGGCGGAGCTGGGAAAGAAGTAACAGATCCGATGGAAGAGCAAGTAAGTGAGTTAGAGATGGCACAAAAGACAACGGATCTTGAGAAAGAAAAAGGGAAGTTGCAGAAAGAAGAGTTAAGTAAAAAGCAGAAAGAGCTTACGATTTATAGTAATTTTGCTGGTGTTGTTCAAAAGTTAGATAAAGATGCGGCGCAAAGTTCATCTCAAGCGTTAGGTGGTCAAGGGAAAGCATTCTTACAAGTGGCTTCTAAAGATCCGTTCCAAGTTCAAGGAACGTTAACTGAGCTTCAAAAGTCACAAATTCAAAAGGATCAAACATTTACTGTTACTGCGAAAGCAAATAATAAGAAGAAGTGGACAGGTAAGATTACAGAAGTAAGTGAATTCCCAACGAGTGCAGAGATGGCGCAAGCTGGTGGTATGGGTGAAGCGACTCAAAATATGTCTCAATATACATATAAAGCAAGCCTTGATAGTCAAGATGGTTTATCTCCAGGTTATCACGTCTCTCTGCAAGTAAATTTAGAGAATAAGACGATGATTGCTGTTCCAAGTAAGAGCATTGTAGAAAAAGACGGTGATGCATTTGTTTATGTTGAGGATAAAGGAAAACTTCGTAAACAAAATGTGAAAAAAGGTTCTACTGATGGAGACTGGACAGAGGTTGTAGAAGGCGTAACAGTGGGGCAAAAGGTGGTTAAAAATCCTTCCGACGATGTGTATGACGGAATGGAAGTGAAAGAGAAATGA
- a CDS encoding RNA-guided endonuclease TnpB family protein — protein MRRAYLIEIKPTNEQIAKINQTIGVCRYVYNLYIFKNKEMYESKGKFLSGYDFSKWLNNVYTKECDQWIKEVSSKAVKQAIMNGDKAFKRFFQGLSGFPRYKKKKKQDVKCYFPKNNKTDWAVERHRVKVPTIGWMRLKEYGYIPQDVIVKSGTIGKRAGRYFVSVLCELEEIETKLTLKQTGLGIDLGVKDFVIRSDGIIHENINKTIQVKKIEKRLKREQRSLSRKFENIKKRGEQSVTKKRANIDKNVLRVQKLCARLTNIRLEYVKSIVTNVVKTKPTFITVEDLNVKGMMKNKHLSKTIAAQCFYTFKTWLLLKCEEYGIELRQVDRFYPSSKLCSCCGHKKVDLRLCNRVYECDCGNVMDRDLNASINLLQAKEYTILT, from the coding sequence ATGAGAAGAGCCTATTTGATAGAGATAAAACCGACAAATGAACAAATAGCCAAGATAAATCAAACGATTGGGGTATGTAGATATGTTTACAATCTTTATATCTTTAAAAACAAAGAGATGTATGAATCCAAGGGAAAGTTTCTAAGTGGCTATGATTTTTCTAAATGGCTAAACAATGTCTATACAAAAGAATGTGACCAATGGATTAAAGAGGTATCTAGTAAGGCAGTAAAACAGGCAATTATGAATGGAGATAAGGCTTTTAAAAGATTTTTTCAAGGTTTATCTGGATTTCCACGTTATAAGAAAAAGAAGAAGCAAGATGTCAAATGCTATTTTCCTAAAAATAACAAAACAGATTGGGCAGTAGAAAGACATAGAGTAAAAGTCCCAACGATTGGTTGGATGAGGTTAAAAGAATATGGGTATATCCCCCAAGATGTGATTGTAAAAAGTGGAACGATAGGTAAAAGAGCAGGAAGATATTTTGTATCTGTGCTTTGCGAATTGGAAGAAATAGAAACGAAGCTAACTCTCAAGCAAACAGGTTTAGGTATTGATTTAGGGGTGAAGGATTTCGTGATACGTAGCGACGGTATCATTCATGAAAACATCAACAAAACAATACAAGTAAAAAAGATAGAAAAACGGTTAAAACGTGAGCAACGTTCTTTATCGCGTAAATTTGAAAATATAAAAAAGAGAGGTGAACAATCTGTTACTAAAAAAAGAGCGAATATAGATAAAAATGTTCTTAGAGTGCAAAAGTTATGTGCTCGATTAACGAATATTCGACTAGAGTATGTAAAGTCTATTGTAACCAATGTGGTGAAAACCAAGCCGACATTTATTACAGTGGAAGATTTGAATGTGAAAGGTATGATGAAGAATAAACATCTATCTAAAACAATTGCAGCACAATGTTTCTATACATTTAAAACATGGTTATTGCTTAAATGCGAGGAGTATGGGATTGAACTACGTCAAGTAGATCGGTTTTATCCTTCGTCAAAGTTATGCTCATGTTGTGGTCACAAGAAAGTAGACTTGAGGCTGTGCAACCGAGTATATGAATGTGACTGTGGAAATGTAATGGATAGGGATTTGAACGCGTCAATCAACCTGTTACAAGCAAAAGAATATACAATACTAACGTAA
- a CDS encoding MFS transporter: MFKWLKPAPAIERLPADMIDRVYRLLRIRVLIGISVGYAAYYLVRSNFTLSSTYLVQEYGFSTAEIGLLGSVMAIVYGFSKFFMGNLSDKAFAQRFIAVGLFLSGLVNICFGFASSFGMIVTLLVLNGIVQGMGAPPCSIVMTKWFSKKERGTKTGLWNISHNVGGMLVPPLVGIGVGIFGENHWQGGVFIFPAIIAMVISVLVWINAKDTPESEGLPPIDEYRNDYENLEKADNANKMSPREILMKYVVKNKFVWFLCIANAFVYLIRFGVINWVPLYLTTVKGFSKNEAHAAYAIFEGMAIPSSLIVGFLSDKLFKGKRMPLCIISMVGVVIGTFIYWQATSVLVVSIAVSIIGCLIYVPQFLIGLSAMELVPKFAVGTTVGMCGLFGYVGGSLVANAAIGVIVDRSGWDGCFILLLTGAILSTIFLFIVQRGHESKAPKAA, encoded by the coding sequence ATGTTTAAATGGCTCAAGCCAGCACCTGCAATTGAGAGATTGCCAGCGGATATGATCGACCGTGTATATCGATTACTACGTATTCGTGTGTTAATCGGGATTTCAGTTGGGTACGCTGCTTATTATTTAGTTCGTAGTAACTTTACGTTATCAAGTACGTATTTAGTACAAGAATATGGTTTTAGTACAGCTGAAATTGGTCTACTAGGCTCAGTAATGGCAATTGTTTATGGGTTTAGTAAGTTCTTTATGGGGAATTTATCAGATAAAGCTTTCGCCCAGCGCTTTATCGCAGTCGGTTTATTTTTATCAGGGCTTGTAAATATTTGCTTCGGTTTTGCATCTTCATTTGGGATGATTGTTACATTACTTGTTCTTAACGGTATTGTACAAGGTATGGGAGCACCACCTTGTAGTATCGTTATGACGAAATGGTTCTCGAAGAAAGAACGTGGTACGAAAACAGGCCTTTGGAATATTTCACATAACGTTGGCGGAATGCTTGTGCCACCATTAGTCGGAATTGGTGTAGGTATTTTTGGGGAAAATCATTGGCAAGGCGGCGTGTTTATTTTCCCAGCGATTATCGCAATGGTAATTTCAGTTCTTGTTTGGATTAATGCGAAGGATACACCAGAATCAGAAGGTCTTCCTCCAATTGATGAGTATCGTAATGATTATGAAAACCTTGAAAAAGCAGATAATGCTAACAAGATGTCACCAAGAGAAATTTTAATGAAATATGTAGTGAAAAATAAATTTGTATGGTTCTTATGTATTGCAAATGCATTTGTGTATTTAATTCGTTTCGGTGTTATTAACTGGGTTCCACTTTATTTAACGACAGTTAAAGGTTTCTCAAAAAATGAAGCACACGCGGCGTACGCAATCTTTGAAGGTATGGCAATTCCAAGTTCATTAATCGTTGGTTTTTTAAGTGATAAATTATTTAAAGGAAAACGTATGCCATTATGTATCATTAGTATGGTTGGAGTTGTTATTGGTACGTTTATATATTGGCAAGCAACTAGCGTACTTGTTGTAAGTATTGCAGTTTCTATTATCGGTTGTTTAATTTATGTACCACAGTTCTTAATCGGTTTAAGTGCGATGGAATTAGTACCGAAATTTGCAGTAGGTACGACAGTTGGTATGTGTGGTCTGTTCGGTTATGTAGGCGGAAGTCTTGTAGCAAACGCAGCAATTGGTGTTATTGTTGATCGTTCTGGATGGGATGGCTGCTTTATCTTACTATTAACAGGTGCCATTTTATCAACGATCTTCTTGTTCATCGTTCAACGTGGACATGAGAGCAAAGCTCCTAAAGCGGCGTAA
- a CDS encoding ABC transporter substrate-binding protein, translating into MRKIAFFFFLLVIGGAMSSCSRDTTSIKYNKSGLPILDDRHLVAYVAAREEVGEALLSSFCKPRGCTYEFIRLSTEELLRRVEEEAGNPKADIIIGGTVDAHQMMKQKNLSIPVTSQHANRISKTVKDKDGYWYGYEVEKLAIALNKERWNEEIAPLGLPYPSRWKDLLNPVYKGKIVMPDPNVSGTAYTFFQSLIDTLGEGEAKEYVKNLAGQVGEVTVNGYIPAELVASGEYMIGINFMGDQRMLQKQGFPILSNEPEQTGLSVNAISKLKRAPNGIIADLFIDYCLSEEAGHILEKVSFGVPTMFAKNEKEIEGQPVRRTNQNISNSGIIEIWNRQRLSQK; encoded by the coding sequence ATGAGAAAGATAGCCTTTTTCTTCTTTTTGCTAGTAATTGGAGGAGCGATGTCTAGTTGCTCTCGAGATACAACCTCTATTAAATATAATAAAAGTGGTCTCCCTATTTTGGATGATCGTCATCTCGTTGCGTATGTAGCAGCCCGTGAGGAAGTTGGGGAAGCCTTGCTTTCATCATTTTGTAAACCACGCGGCTGTACGTATGAATTTATTCGTCTTTCGACAGAGGAGCTTCTTCGGAGGGTAGAAGAGGAAGCTGGAAATCCGAAAGCCGATATTATTATTGGCGGTACGGTAGACGCCCATCAAATGATGAAGCAAAAAAATCTATCTATTCCTGTTACGAGTCAGCATGCGAATCGTATTTCAAAAACTGTTAAAGATAAAGACGGTTATTGGTACGGTTATGAGGTGGAGAAGCTGGCAATTGCGCTTAATAAAGAGCGGTGGAATGAAGAGATAGCACCGCTCGGACTTCCCTATCCATCAAGGTGGAAAGACTTGTTAAATCCAGTATATAAGGGAAAGATTGTTATGCCGGATCCAAATGTTTCAGGTACAGCATATACGTTTTTTCAATCACTTATTGATACTTTAGGTGAAGGGGAAGCGAAGGAATATGTTAAGAACCTTGCAGGACAAGTTGGAGAAGTAACGGTGAATGGTTACATACCAGCAGAACTTGTTGCGAGTGGTGAATATATGATAGGCATCAATTTTATGGGAGATCAGAGAATGCTTCAAAAACAAGGCTTTCCTATTTTAAGTAACGAACCTGAGCAAACAGGATTATCTGTTAATGCGATTTCGAAACTAAAACGTGCACCGAATGGTATTATTGCGGATTTATTTATTGATTATTGTTTATCAGAAGAAGCGGGTCACATTTTAGAAAAAGTTTCGTTTGGCGTACCAACGATGTTTGCGAAGAATGAGAAAGAAATAGAAGGGCAGCCGGTTAGAAGAACGAACCAAAATATATCAAATAGCGGAATAATCGAGATATGGAATAGACAGCGTCTCTCTCAGAAGTGA
- a CDS encoding DUF3919 family protein: protein MKRLSFQILMFVLCIIVSLILFYVMEKQIYNRITIVNDKQTVLQRVNESLPTEMKVRHEKWGEIVITDEVRLHTIVSFFDQIQINPREAKIQEQVFTGEVTYLNGHKRTFAVGDLFQYGADMYGKNGTDPMISAFQTYLLSLYYTPDRISDFFASAQDVIVRQGDVERAMNLTHILDSIRYAKQITDYGEIQKLLQSQNEPIAYITAYKTGKRIKNEREDILTISVYPSYFVVQYLGDNNGNVMYMKSSLANLFVKENVS from the coding sequence ATGAAAAGGCTATCATTTCAAATCCTTATGTTTGTCCTTTGTATAATCGTTTCTCTTATTTTGTTTTATGTGATGGAGAAGCAAATATATAATCGAATCACAATAGTGAATGACAAACAAACTGTTTTACAAAGAGTGAATGAATCCCTGCCTACTGAAATGAAAGTTAGGCATGAAAAGTGGGGAGAAATTGTTATAACGGATGAAGTTCGTTTGCATACGATTGTTTCATTCTTTGACCAAATTCAAATAAACCCGAGAGAGGCTAAGATTCAAGAACAAGTATTTACTGGAGAAGTAACGTACTTGAACGGACATAAACGTACTTTTGCAGTAGGTGACTTGTTCCAGTACGGGGCTGACATGTACGGAAAGAATGGTACGGATCCAATGATTTCAGCATTTCAAACGTATTTGTTAAGCCTGTATTACACACCAGATCGTATTAGTGACTTTTTTGCGTCAGCACAGGATGTCATAGTACGCCAAGGTGATGTAGAACGTGCGATGAATCTTACGCACATACTTGACTCGATTCGGTACGCGAAGCAAATTACAGATTACGGAGAAATACAGAAATTATTACAATCACAGAATGAACCGATTGCTTATATTACCGCTTATAAAACAGGTAAGCGTATAAAGAATGAACGTGAAGACATTCTTACTATTTCTGTGTATCCGTCGTATTTTGTTGTGCAATATCTCGGTGATAATAATGGGAATGTCATGTATATGAAAAGCTCCCTCGCAAATTTATTTGTAAAGGAGAATGTGTCATGA
- a CDS encoding HAMP domain-containing sensor histidine kinase, with protein sequence MSLKRNMVFGIVGLLIPIFVLLYGVVYITLEKNMYHNAANSLEKLSVEAQIYTMNYLEKEAEVETLGPNSLLIASYLAKRMDVRVQMIGKNGDVVADTQKGALLHRNIDIESSLKGKKSYVFEEGDPAPILLFSSPVYYGNDVIGSVRFINELTGEKEVLTNVGWTFLMTSLCLVAAGIFFAIRLAKSLHKPIDQLRQMAHRLANGDYKSKIELNEYVEIAQLSASFNAMADGIELHIKQLKEEKEKQKDFLDRITHELKTPLTAIIGYVDLIPKLKAKEDVQESLRYVAVESERLLSLVEELLKSSKYGTSTFEVSPTVVNIKELAEEAVSIVKPRLQKFEIEVINELTDVHVVADFDKTKQIFLNVLDNAIKYSDATQIRMNVIINEREAKVFVHDDGIGIDEGVLAEWNESPEGKVLPSSYGNGYGLYICQEIMDKQGGSMRIESSEEIGTTIFITFLLPRRMEDIKNLKAVK encoded by the coding sequence ATGTCTTTAAAAAGAAATATGGTGTTTGGAATAGTTGGACTGTTAATCCCAATTTTTGTTCTTTTGTACGGAGTTGTTTATATTACGTTAGAAAAGAATATGTATCATAACGCGGCAAATTCTTTAGAAAAGTTAAGTGTAGAAGCACAAATTTATACGATGAATTATTTAGAGAAGGAAGCAGAGGTGGAGACGCTCGGTCCGAATTCACTTTTAATTGCTTCGTATTTAGCAAAGCGCATGGATGTCCGTGTACAGATGATTGGGAAGAATGGAGATGTTGTTGCGGATACGCAAAAAGGAGCACTTCTTCATCGGAATATTGATATTGAGAGCTCTTTGAAGGGGAAGAAATCTTATGTTTTTGAAGAGGGAGACCCAGCTCCAATTCTTTTGTTTTCAAGCCCAGTTTATTATGGGAACGATGTCATTGGAAGTGTTCGTTTTATAAATGAGTTAACGGGAGAGAAGGAAGTTTTAACAAATGTCGGTTGGACGTTCTTAATGACGTCTCTTTGTCTCGTAGCTGCGGGTATTTTCTTTGCAATTCGTTTGGCGAAGTCTCTCCATAAGCCGATTGATCAGTTAAGACAAATGGCGCATCGGCTTGCGAATGGTGATTATAAAAGTAAGATTGAGTTAAATGAATATGTGGAAATTGCTCAGCTTTCCGCATCTTTTAATGCGATGGCTGATGGAATTGAGCTGCATATTAAGCAATTGAAAGAGGAGAAAGAGAAACAGAAAGATTTCTTAGACCGCATTACGCATGAGCTGAAAACACCGCTAACGGCGATTATTGGCTATGTGGATTTAATTCCGAAGTTAAAGGCGAAGGAAGATGTACAGGAGAGCTTGCGTTATGTGGCTGTAGAAAGTGAGCGTTTATTATCACTTGTAGAGGAATTACTTAAGTCTTCAAAGTACGGAACGAGTACGTTTGAAGTGTCACCTACAGTTGTGAATATAAAAGAATTAGCCGAAGAAGCAGTTTCAATTGTGAAACCTCGCTTGCAGAAATTTGAGATTGAAGTTATCAATGAGTTAACAGATGTACATGTTGTTGCGGATTTCGATAAGACGAAACAAATCTTCTTAAACGTGTTGGATAATGCGATAAAATATAGCGATGCTACGCAAATTCGTATGAATGTAATTATAAATGAACGTGAGGCGAAGGTTTTTGTTCATGATGATGGCATTGGTATAGATGAAGGTGTGCTTGCAGAGTGGAATGAATCGCCAGAAGGGAAGGTACTTCCTTCTAGTTACGGGAATGGTTACGGTTTGTATATTTGTCAGGAGATTATGGATAAGCAGGGCGGAAGTATGCGGATTGAGAGTAGTGAAGAAATAGGCACTACAATATTTATTACATTCTTGCTTCCGAGACGGATGGAAGATATAAAAAACTTGAAAGCGGTTAAATGA